One Babylonia areolata isolate BAREFJ2019XMU chromosome 20, ASM4173473v1, whole genome shotgun sequence DNA segment encodes these proteins:
- the LOC143295521 gene encoding exosome RNA helicase MTR4-like, protein MSKMADAFGDELFDVFEGNSTSKPIRETTKDDNTQEDSKRVDDLFKKISSKRPAEIEGNEGPLKKQRGDDASVEVMPRIQVHKVETVEACQHEVAVPPDHEFVPLKQSSSEPAKEYPFVLDPFQKEAILCLENNQSVLVSAHTSAGKTVVAVYAIAMSLRDKQRVIYTSPIKALSNQKYRELYEEFQDVGLMTGDVTINPTASCLVMTTEILRSMLYRGSEIMREVAWVIFDEIHYMRDKERGVVWEETIILLPDNVHYVFLSATIPNATQFAEWVCHLHHQPCHVVYTDYRPIPLQHYIFPAGGDGLHLVVDENGDFREENFNTAMSVLREAGDAGKGDQRGRKGGSKAHESSIFKIVKMIMERNFAPVITFSFSRKECEAYGMQMSRLDFNSEEEKKLVEEVFNNAIDSLSDEDKQLPQVENLLPLLKKGIGIHHSGLLPLLKETIEILFSEGLIKALFATETFAMGLNMPARTVLFTSSRKFDGKDFRWVTSGEYIQMSGRAGRRGLDERGIVILMVDDLMTPSAGKAIVKGSPDPLNSAFHLTYNMVLNLLRVEEINPEYMLERSFYQFQNYAAIPDLLEKLKSSEDRLHKMSVAEEDQVASYFRIRQQLDSLGRDLRAYILKPVYLLPFLQPGRLIRVKNKEDDFGWGVVVNFQKKVDQSGATEETGPLYVVEVLLYLSRDSTRSRSTAHLKPCAKGEKGEMQVVPVLTKLIDSLSAIRLYIPSDLRSSEHRLSVLKSLQEVEKRFPDGVPLLDPIEDMGIKEKGLHEAIKKTEAFEHRLYTHALHKDPRLEELYSTYEKKIELGNEVKALRLELKKKKSLLQMDELKCRKRVLRRLGYATASDVIETKGRVACEISSGDELVITELLFNNVFNDLSPAQCCALLSCFVFQERASEMPKLIEELSGPLRLMQDTAKRIARVSKEAKLEIDEETYVESFRPHMMDIVYEWCNGCSFSKICKMTDIFEGSVIRCMRRLEETLRQMVQASKAIGNTELENKFAEGIRLIKRDIVFAASLYL, encoded by the exons ATGTCAAAGATGGCTGACGCGTTTGGCGACGAGCTTTTTGATGTTTTCGAGGGAAATTCCACTTCGAAACCAATCAGAGAAACTACTAAGGATGACAATACACAGGAAGATTCAAAGAG gGTGGATGACTTGTTCAAGAAGATCTCCAGCAAAAGGCCAGCAGAGATTGAAGGAAATGAAGGTCCACTGAAGAAACAGCGTGGTGATGATGCCAG TGTGGAGGTGATGCCCAGAATACAGGTACACAAGGTGGAGACTGTGGAGGCCTGTCAACATGAG GTGGCGGTGCCCCCAGACCATGAGTTTGTGCCGCTGAAGCAGTCGAGCAGTGAGCCGGCCAAGGAGTACCCCTTCGTCCTGGACCCCTTCCAGAAGGAGGCCATCCTATGTCTGGAGAACAACCAGTCCGTGCTGGTGTCTGCCCACACCTCCGCCGGCAAGACTGTGGTGGCTGt GTACGCCATTGCAATGTCCCTGCGAGACAAGCAGCGTGTGATCTACACGTCGCCCATCAAGGCGCTGAGTAACCAGAAGTACCGGGAGCTGTATGAGGAGTTCCAGGACGTGGGCCTCATGACAGGGGACGTCACCATCAACCCCACCGCCAGCTGTCTCGTCATGACCACAGAG ATTCTGCGAAGTATGCTGTACCGAGGATCAGAGATCATGCGTGAGGTGGCTTGGGTGATATTTGATGAGATCCATTACATGAGAGACAAAG agcgcggtgtggtgtgggaagaaaCCATCATTCTGCTGCCAGACAACGTGCACTACGTCTTTCTGTCGGCCACCATTCCCAATGCAACACAGTTTGCTGAGTGGGTCTGTCACCTGCATCATCAG CCGTGTCACGTGGTGTACACAGACTACCGCCCCATCCCACTGCAGCACTACATCTTCCCTGCCGGTGGGGATGGACTGCACCTGGTGGTGGATGAAAAC GGAGACTTCCGGGAGGAGAACTTCAACACGGCCATGTCGGTGCTCCGCGAGGCCGGGGACGCTGGGAAGGGAGACCAGCGCGGCCGGAAGGGAGGCTCCAAAG CCCATGAATCCAGCATCTTCAAAATCGTGAAGATGATCATGGAGAGGAACTTTGCTCCGGTCATCACCTTCAGCTTCAGTCGTAAGGAGTGTGAGGCCTATGGTATGCAGATGTCCCGCCTCGACTTCAACTCGG aggaagagaagaaactgGTGGAGGAAGTGTTCAACAACGCCATCGACTCCCTGTCTGACGAGGACAAACAACTGCCTCAG gtgGAGAACTTACTACCGCTGCTGAAGAAAGGAATCGGCATCCATCACTCTGGCCTGCTCCCTCTGCTGAAGGAGACGATAGAGATCCTTTTCTCTGAAGGGCTTATCAAG gcgcTGTTTGCCACAGAGACCTTTGCCATGGGTCTCAACATGCCGGCCCGCACTGTGCTCTTCACCAGCTCCCGGAAATTTGATGGCAAGGATTTCCGCTGG GTGACGTCAGGAGAGTACATCCAGATGAGTGGGCGAGCGGGACGCCGTGGGTTGGATGAACGTGGGATCGTCATTCTTATGGTGGACGACCTCATGACCCCGAGCGCTGGCAAGGCCATCGTCAAG ggctCCCCGGACCCCCTGAACTCTGCGTTCCACCTGACGTACAACATGGTGCTGAACCTGCTGCGTGTGGAGGAGATCAACCCAGAGTACATGCTGGAGAGGTCCTTCTACCAGTTCCAGAACTACGCCGCCATCCCCGACCTGCTGGAGA AGCTGAAGAGCAGTGAAGACCGTCTCCACAAGATGAGCGTGGCAGAGGAGGACCAGGTGGCGTCCTACTTCCGCATCCGCCAGCAGCTGGACAGCCTGGGGCGCGACCTGAGGGCCTACATCCTGAAGCCCGTctacctcctccccttcctgcagCCGGGCAGGCTTAtcagg gtgaagaACAAAGAGGATGACTTTGGCTGGGGTGTTGTGGTCAACTTCCAGAAGAAAGTGGATCAGAGTGGt gccACAGAGGAGACGGGCCCACTGTATGTGGTGGAGGTGTTGCTGTACCTGAGCAGGGACAGCACTCGCAGCCGCAGCACTGCTCACCTCAAGCCCTGCGccaagggggagaaaggggagatgcAG GTGGTTCCGGTGCTGACGAAGCTGATAGACAGTCTGAGCGCCATCCGTCTCTACATCCCCAGTGACCTGCGCTCCTCGGAACACCGCCTCAGTGTCCTCAAGTCTCTGCAG GAGGTGGAGAAGCGGTTCCCTGATGGCGTTCCCCTGCTGGACCCTATAGAGGACATGGGCATCAAGGAGAAGGGGCTGCACGAAGCCATTAAG AAAACGGAAGCCTTTGAGCACAGGctgtacacgcacgcactgcacaaaGACCCCAGGTTGGAAGAGCTGTACAGCACCTATGAGAAGAAGATAGAG CTTGGCAACGAGGTGAAGGCACTGCGCCtggaactgaagaagaagaagtcactgcTACAGATGGACGAACTGAAGTGTCGGAAGCGTGTGCTGCGTCGCCTTGGTTATGCCACAGCGTCCGACGTCATTGAGACCAAAGGCAGGGTGGCCTGCGAGATTTCtag TGGGGATGAACTGGTGATCACAGAGCTGCTGTTCAACAACGTGTTCAACGACCTGAGCCCCGCCCAGTGCTGCGCTCTGCTCAGCTGCTTCGTCTTCCAAGAGCGTGCCTCCGAGATGCCCAAGCTGATAGAGGAGCTCTCCGGGCCTCTCCGCCTCATGCAG gaCACAGCCAAGAGGATCGCGCGGGTCAGCAAGGAAGCCAAGCTGGAGATTGACGAAGAAACGTACGTGGAGTCGTTCCGTCCCCACATGATGGACATTGTATACGAGTGGTGCAACGGATGCTCCTTCTCCAAGATCTGCAAGATGACCGACATTTTTGAGG GCAGTGTGATCCGGTGTATGAGGCGACTGGAGGAGACGCTCAGACAGATGGTGCAGGCCTCTAAAGCCATCGGCAACACAGAGCTGGAAAACAAGTTTGCTGAAG GTATTCGACTGATCAAGCGAGACATTGTGTTTGCTGCCAGCTTGTACCTGTGA